The nucleotide window GCCGATCGCGTCGAACACCGGCTCCAGCAGGTGCGCGATGGCGGGCTCGGCGACGATACCCAGCACCAGCGTGCACAGCGTGATGCCGAGCTGTGCCGCCGCGAGCAGCGCCGAGACGTGTTCGAGGCCCCAGATGACACTGTGCGCGCGCCGGTTGCCCGCGTCAGCATCGGGCTCGATCTGACTGCGGCGTACGGAAATCATCGCGAACTCCGCGCCGACGAAGAAGGCATTGACGACAAGGGTCAGCAGACCGATGAAGAGCTGGACGGCGGTCATCGTTCGTTCTCCGTCAGCTCGGGGGTGCCGGCAAGCGGCGCGTGCAGGAGTGCCCGCGCGGCGCGGTGCCCGGAGGCGTCCACCACGTCGATGCGCCACCCGGTCAGGTCCACGGTGTCACCCACCACCGGGATGCGTCCGACCTCGGCGGCGATCAGCCCGGCGAGGGTCTCGTACGGTCCCTCCGGCACGCGCAGCCCGATCCTTTTGAGCTGGTCGGTACGGGCCGCGCCGTCGGCGGACCAGAGCGTGCGTCCGCTCGCGTCCTCACCAGCCGGGGCGAGGTCCGGTGTCTCGTGGGGGTCGTGCTCGTCGCGCACCTCGCCGACGACCTCCTCGACGATGTCCTCCAGCGTGACGACACCGGCCGTACCGCCGTACTCGTCGATGACGACGGCCATGGCCAGCTTGCCGGACAGCCGGTCGAGCAGCCGGTCCACGGTGAGAGTCTCCGGTACGAGCAGTGGCTCGCGCAGCATGTCCGACACCCTCTTGCGGGGCCTTTCGCCGGCGGGAATCGCCAGCACGTCCTTGATGTGGGCGACACCGACGACCGAGTCCAGGTTGCCCCGGTAGACGGGGAAGCGGGAGAGGCCGGTCGCGCGCGTCGCGTTGGCGACGTCCTCGGCGGTGGCCTGCACCTCCAGTGCGGTGACCTGGACGCGCGGGGTCATCACGTTCTCGGCGGTCAGCTGCGCCAGATTGAGGGTGCGTACGAAGAGCTCGGCGGTGTCCGCCTCCAGCGCGCCCTCCTTCGCGGAGTGCCGGGCCAGCGCCACCAGTTCCTGCGGGCTGCGGGCGGAGGCCAGCTCTTCGGCCGGTTCGAGGCCGAAGCGTCGCACGATGCGGTTGGCCGTGTTGTTGAGGTGGCTGATGAAAGGGCGGAACACAGCGGTGAACATCCGCTGCGGAGTGGCCACCCGCCGCGCCACCGCCAGAGGTGAGGAGATCGCCCAGTTCTTCGGCACGAGTTCGCCGACCACCATCAGGACGACGGTGGACAGGGCGGTGCCGAGCACCAGAGCCACCGAGGACGCCACGCCGGGGGAGGCGCCCAGCGCCTCCAGGGGCCCGCGGATGAGCTTGGCGACGGAGGGTTCGGCGAGCATACCGACGACCAGATTGGTCACGGTGATGCCGAGCTGTGCGCCGGACAGCTGGAAGGTGAGGCTGCGTACGG belongs to Streptomyces finlayi and includes:
- a CDS encoding hemolysin family protein, translating into MTEVLLLLVAVLLSLACGAFVAAEFSLTTVERGELERAVERGDRGAASALKAVRSLTFQLSGAQLGITVTNLVVGMLAEPSVAKLIRGPLEALGASPGVASSVALVLGTALSTVVLMVVGELVPKNWAISSPLAVARRVATPQRMFTAVFRPFISHLNNTANRIVRRFGLEPAEELASARSPQELVALARHSAKEGALEADTAELFVRTLNLAQLTAENVMTPRVQVTALEVQATAEDVANATRATGLSRFPVYRGNLDSVVGVAHIKDVLAIPAGERPRKRVSDMLREPLLVPETLTVDRLLDRLSGKLAMAVVIDEYGGTAGVVTLEDIVEEVVGEVRDEHDPHETPDLAPAGEDASGRTLWSADGAARTDQLKRIGLRVPEGPYETLAGLIAAEVGRIPVVGDTVDLTGWRIDVVDASGHRAARALLHAPLAGTPELTENER